One Solea senegalensis isolate Sse05_10M linkage group LG21, IFAPA_SoseM_1, whole genome shotgun sequence DNA segment encodes these proteins:
- the camsap1a gene encoding calmodulin-regulated spectrin-associated protein 1a isoform X1 → MDVEVSAGRVSTWRKAAAAADDDEDDDAGGGGMEAQVVPLELYDSARAKIEANLRWLFAKAFGTDNIPTDLQDPFYTDQYEQEHIKPPIISLLLSGELYCHVCGFILHAEQAALLQSHQSVIQALSRKGIYVLETDNTHVSDLDLSSAPIKMSAHIHLIDALMMAYIVEMISVEKVVSSVKRFSNFSASKELPFDLEDAMVFWINKVNIKMREITEKELKMKQHLLEPSSQQKSPSKWYWKLVPVRYRRDHLSGRTLQHFPLLEDLLKDVCDGSALLAVIHFYCPDLIRLEDVCLKEVPSIADSLYNIALLGEFSNEYLNKCFYLKPEDMLYSPPVLKNNVMVFIAELFWWFESVKPDFVQPRNLQGITDVRLLLKPKGSRSHVPTSNVTKRSFLTSSNSADVLTMPPSPDLSTKSGSLSAAHSLLPLRQRQQKGLEESASELRTRSNSMKRVDGQHPGSVVPWPERRQRPLSQPVPYALHFPVEDNADSISLARSISKDSLASNIMSMTPKHMLGSGPHLPHHRLSGQSLLSHMRIEDEEEEIEEEELVAVIHPYAFSPHIRGSDMEQDELDLQAATSTSRLSDTRCPPRPDTGPFSPEYRADGYYLEPLMPAIPKPAKEKKISMNKQEESGESHLRTAGGVRRSVTNVTSNQQKKSPVAGSSRNIFTPIHVAESVPSSLRLPTEGSTGISPSENKPSPGFYLHMSEEPDSHSAFSSTLEVGYDSDSDIADLEEDEEEEEEDDQMEITRELMKKGKGHGLKEGELCEFGEGESAKLREDLKVSERDDKEGGSGCSSPCLSTISWASSCSASGSGSVKMTSFAERKLLKLGLRDGVSSTSSSQKTTPDGSEIISCPPWQLKTDCTTSWLGKVPGSVGNNMMGSLPAVPSELLQLHMQLEEQRRAIEYQKKKMETLSAHQRLKLGKAAFLNIVKKGGGKSDTLPLPLKQSSKLTAADKVKSQSCRDDSCLDTLKAQVKTGQTECAQMNRDNRLNALTQSHAAEPGLNECSHSIDLLNEAISSIQQQMLQLTFQQDLLMKKNVVSPPECVESGPSTTPDTTQSTPSTSDSRSYSVFVDFSGNNSPTVSRPPKLSSSQRSKALDRKQNKEKCTRSTSESISGDLETEAVVQSSRLERSIQKKSPFRVRGATTEGAGRCHDKVQSQDSSVISRTQNQAAESEENKAENSGKESLGEDESSRVKGQLIEVDLSEVKDPVQDGSADVTDCTAEGEQKNVLGFFFKDEEKAEDEMAKRRAAFLLKQQRKAEEARLRKQQQEADSEHKRDEARRKAEEDRIRKEEEKTRRELIKQEYLRRKQQALIEEQGLIKPRPRTKLRKIRPKSLHREEFNNLAKGSTTPDLSCSHRGSTLSLATEADSVISEGAESQRAGSVCSMESFPLLSRASSRNMDRDWENGSIASSITSAEYNGPKLFKEPSSKSNKPIIINAIAHCCLAGRVNEAQKNVVLEELEKCESNHLIILFRDGGCQFRGIYSYSPDTEEISKFTGTGPRAISHKMIDKIYKYSSDRKQFTVIPAKSVSVSVDAVTIHNHLWQVKRPGSARRK, encoded by the exons ACAACATCCCTACAGACCTGCAAGACCCCTTCTACACTGACCAGTATGAGCAGGAACACATCAAGCCCCCTATCATCAGCCTGCTGCTCTCTGGAGAGCTGTACTGTCATGTGTGTGGGTTCATCCTGCATGCCGAACAGGCTGCCTTGCTCCAGAGCCACCAGTCCGTCATCCAGGCCTTGTCCAGGAAAGGCATCTATGTCCTggagacagacaacacacatGTTTCTGATCTGGACCTCAGCTCTGCTCCTATAAAGATG AGCGCTCACATCCACCTTATTGATGCCCTGATGATGGCCTACATCGTGGAGATGATCAGTGTGGAGAAGGTTGTGTCCAGTGTGAAGCGCTTTTCGAACTTCAGTGCCTCCAAGGAACTGCCTTTTGACCTGGAAGATGCTATGGTGTTTTGGATAAACAAG GTGAACATAAAGATGAGGGAGATCACAGAGAAAgagctgaaaatgaaacaacatcTACTTGAGCCATCGAGTCAACAGAAG TCTCCTTCCAAATGGTACTGGAAGCTTGTACCT GTGCGGTACCGCAGAGATCACCTGTCAGGTCGGACTCTTCAACACTTCCCTCTCTTGGAGGACTTGTTAAAGGATGTGTGTGACGGCTCGGCTCTGCTGGCTGTGATCCACTTCTATTGCCCAGACCTAATCAGACTGGAAG ATGTCTGTCTGAAGGAGGTTCCGTCCATAGCAGACAGCTTGTACAACATTGCGTTACTGGGAGAGTTTTCGAATGAGTACCTGAACAAATGCTTCTACCTGAAGCCTGAGGACATGCTGTATTCTCCACCAGTCCTGAAG AATAATGTGATGGTTTTCATTGCTGAGCTTTTCTGGTGGTTTGAGAGCGTGAAACCGGACTTTGTACAGCCCAGGAACCTTCAGGGCATCACAGACG tgaGATTGCTGCTGAAGCCTAAAGGTTCTCGATCCCATGTACCCACCTCCAACGTCACAAAACGTAGTTTTCTGACTTCATCAAACTCTGCTGATGTCTTGACCATGCCCCCGAGCCCTGACCTCAG CACTAAATCAGGCTCATTAAGCGCTGCTCACTCTTTACTGCCAttgagacagagacaacagaAGGGGCTTGAGGAAAGTGCTTCag AACTGAGAACTAGGTCCAACTCTATGAAACGTGTAGATGGGCAGCACCCGGGCTCAGTGGTGCCTTGGCCAGAAAGGAGGCAGAG GCCTTTATCCCAGCCCGTGCCCTATGCCCTGCATTTTCCAGTGGAGGACAACGCAGACAGTATAAGCCTTGCTCGCTCCATCAGCAAAGACAGTTTGGCCTCAAATATCATGAGCATGACCCCCAAACACATGCTGGGATCAGGTCCTCATCTGCCACACCACAGACTCAGTGGTCAGAGTCTCCTTAGCCACATGCGCattgaagatgaagaggaggaaatagaggaggaggaacttGTTGCTGTGATACACCCTTATGCGTTTTCTCCACATATACGTGGGAGTGATATGGAACAAGATGAGCTGGATCTCCAGGCTGCAACTTCCACCTCAAGGTTGTCTGATACTCGCTGTCCTCCTCGTCCGGACACTGGTCCCTTTTCTCCGGAGTATCGGGCAGATGGCTACTATCTGGAGCCTTTGATGCCTGCCATTCCTAAGCCAgccaaagagaagaaaataagcATGAACAAGCAGGAAGAAAGTGGTGAGAGTCACCTTAGAACAGCAGGAGGTGTTAGGAGATCAGTCACCAATGTCACAAGCAACCAACAGAAGAAGTCTCCTGTTGCCGGGTCAAGTAGAAATATCTTTACACCCATACATGTTGCAGAATCAGTGCCTAGTTCCCTCAGGCTGCCCACAGAGGGATCGACAGGCATTTCTCCATCTGAAAACAAACCATCTCCAGGCTTTTACCTTCATATGTCAGAAGAACCAGACAGCCACAGTGCTTTCTCCTCTACTCTGGAGGTCGGGTATGACTCAGACTCCGATATTGCAGACCttgaagaagatgaggaggaggaggaggaggacgatcAGATGGAGATAACCAGAGAATTGATGAAGAAAGGAAAGGGACATGGCTTAAAAGAGGGGGAGTTGTGTGAATTTGGAGAGGGTGAGTCAGCGAAGCTGAGAGAGGACTTGAAGGTGAGTGAGCGGGATGATAAGGAAGGCGGCAGTGGATGTTCAAGTCCGTGCCTCAGTACCATATCCTGGGCTAGTAGCTGCAGTGCTTCAGGCAGTGGAAGTGTCAAGATGACCAGCTTTGCAGAGAGGAAGCTCCTTAAACTTGGCCTCCGTGATGGAGTTTCAAGTACCAGCAGCTCTCAGAAGACAACACCAGATGGCTCCGAGATCATCTCCTGCCCTCCTTGGCAACTCAAGACTGACTGCACGACCAGTTGGCTAGGAAAGGTGCCTGGTTCTGTGGGGAACAATATGATGGGGAGCCTCCCAGCTGTGCCTTCAGAGCTGCTGCAACTTCACATGCAGCTAGAAGAGCAGAGACGTGCAATAGAGtatcaaaagaagaagatggagaccCTGTCAGCACACCAGAGACTAAAGCTAGGGAAAGCTGCTTTCTTAAACATCGTCAAGAAGGGTGGAGGAAAGAGTGACACACTTCCTCTGCCACTGAAACAATCCTCAAAGCTTACAGCGGCTGATAAAGTAAAGAGCCAGTCCTGTAGGGACGACTCTTGTCTCGATACTCTGAAGGCTCAGGTGAAGACAGGTCAAACAGAATGTGCACAGATGAACAGAGACAACAGATTGAACGCACTGACTCAAAGTCATGCAGCTGAACCTGGCTTGAATGAGTGTTCTCACTCCATAGATCTACTCAATGAAGCTATTAGTTCAATTCAGCAGCAGATGCTGCAACTCACCTTTCAACAAGACCTGCTGATGAAGAAGAATGTGGTCTCGCCTCCTGAATGTGTAGAATCTGGGCCTAGCACAACCCCTGATACAACACAATCAACACCCTCTACCTCAGACTCCAGGTCTTACTCTGTCTTTGTAGATTTCAGTGGCAACAATTCTCCAACAGTTAGTCGTCCTCCCAAGCTTAGTTCAAGCCAACGCAGCAAAGCTttagacagaaaacagaacaaagagAAGTGCACACGCTCTACAAGTGAAAGTATTAGTGGAGACTTGGAGACAGAGGCTGTTGTACAGAGCTCCAGGCTAGAGAGAAGCATCCAGAAGAAGTCTCCCTTCAGAGTCCGTGGTGCCACCACAGAAGGAGCTGGCCGTTGCCATGACAAAGTCCAGTCACAGGACTCATCGGTCATCTCCAGGACACAGAATCAGGCTGCAGAATCAGAAGAGAACAAAGCTGAAAACTCAGGAAAAGAGTCTCTGGGTGAAGATGAGAGTTCCAGAGTGAAAGGTCAACTGATTGAGGTGGATTTGTCAGAGGTTAAGGATCCAGTGCAGGATGGCAGTGCAGACGTTACAGACTGCACTGCAGAGGGCGAACAGAAGAACGTGTTGGGCTTCTTCTTTAAG GATGAGGAGAAGGCAGAAGATGAAATGGCCAAACGTCGTGCTGCCTTCCTCCTCAAGCAGCAGCGCAAAGCTGAAGAAGCGAGACTACGCAAACAGCAGCAAGAAGCTGACAGTGAACACAAACGAGATGAAGCCAG GCGTAAGGCAGAGGAGGATCGCATTCggaaggaagaagagaagacgCGACGAGAGCTAATAAAGCAGGAATACCTGCGGAGAAAGCAGCAAGCGCTGATAGAGGAGCAGGGTCTGATCAAGCCTCGGCCACGGACTAAATTACGCAAAATTAGGCCAAAATCCCTACACCGGGAAGAATTTAACAACCTCGCCAAAGGATCCACCACAC ctgacctgagctGCAGTCATCGAGGATCAACGCTCTCTTTGGCGACTGAGGCAGACAGTGTGATTTCAGAAGGGGCGGAGTCACAGAG GGCTGGATCAGTGTGTTCCATGGAGTCCTTCCCTCTGCTGAGCAGAGCGTCCAGCAGGAACATGGACAGGGACTGGGAAAACGGCTCCATAGCCTCCTCCATCACATCAGCTGAGTACAACG GTCCTAAACTCTTCAAGGAGCCAAGCTCCAAGTCCAACAAGCCAATCATCATCAATGCCATCGCTCACTGCTGCCTGGCTGGAAGAGTTAATGAGGCTCAGAAGAATGTTGTTCTGGAG GAGCTGGAAAAGTGTGAGTCCAACCACCTGATCATCCTCTTCCGCGACGGCGGCTGCCAGTTCCGTGGCATCTACTCGTACTCTCCGGACACCGAGGAGATCAGCAAGTTCACGGGCACCGGACCGCGCGCCATCAGTCACAAGATGATCGACAAGATCTACAAATACAGCTCGGACCGCAAGCAGTTCACGGTCATCCCTGCCAAAAGCGTGTCGGTCAGCGTGGACGCCGTGACCATCCACAATCACCTGTGGCAGGTCAAGAGACCAGGGAGCGCACGCAGGAAGTGA
- the camsap1a gene encoding calmodulin-regulated spectrin-associated protein 1a isoform X2 has product MDVEVSAGRVSTWRKAAAAADDDEDDDAGGGGMEAQVVPLELYDSARAKIEANLRWLFAKAFGTDNIPTDLQDPFYTDQYEQEHIKPPIISLLLSGELYCHVCGFILHAEQAALLQSHQSVIQALSRKGIYVLETDNTHVSDLDLSSAPIKMSAHIHLIDALMMAYIVEMISVEKVVSSVKRFSNFSASKELPFDLEDAMVFWINKVNIKMREITEKELKMKQHLLEPSSQQKVRYRRDHLSGRTLQHFPLLEDLLKDVCDGSALLAVIHFYCPDLIRLEDVCLKEVPSIADSLYNIALLGEFSNEYLNKCFYLKPEDMLYSPPVLKNNVMVFIAELFWWFESVKPDFVQPRNLQGITDVRLLLKPKGSRSHVPTSNVTKRSFLTSSNSADVLTMPPSPDLSTKSGSLSAAHSLLPLRQRQQKGLEESASELRTRSNSMKRVDGQHPGSVVPWPERRQRPLSQPVPYALHFPVEDNADSISLARSISKDSLASNIMSMTPKHMLGSGPHLPHHRLSGQSLLSHMRIEDEEEEIEEEELVAVIHPYAFSPHIRGSDMEQDELDLQAATSTSRLSDTRCPPRPDTGPFSPEYRADGYYLEPLMPAIPKPAKEKKISMNKQEESGESHLRTAGGVRRSVTNVTSNQQKKSPVAGSSRNIFTPIHVAESVPSSLRLPTEGSTGISPSENKPSPGFYLHMSEEPDSHSAFSSTLEVGYDSDSDIADLEEDEEEEEEDDQMEITRELMKKGKGHGLKEGELCEFGEGESAKLREDLKVSERDDKEGGSGCSSPCLSTISWASSCSASGSGSVKMTSFAERKLLKLGLRDGVSSTSSSQKTTPDGSEIISCPPWQLKTDCTTSWLGKVPGSVGNNMMGSLPAVPSELLQLHMQLEEQRRAIEYQKKKMETLSAHQRLKLGKAAFLNIVKKGGGKSDTLPLPLKQSSKLTAADKVKSQSCRDDSCLDTLKAQVKTGQTECAQMNRDNRLNALTQSHAAEPGLNECSHSIDLLNEAISSIQQQMLQLTFQQDLLMKKNVVSPPECVESGPSTTPDTTQSTPSTSDSRSYSVFVDFSGNNSPTVSRPPKLSSSQRSKALDRKQNKEKCTRSTSESISGDLETEAVVQSSRLERSIQKKSPFRVRGATTEGAGRCHDKVQSQDSSVISRTQNQAAESEENKAENSGKESLGEDESSRVKGQLIEVDLSEVKDPVQDGSADVTDCTAEGEQKNVLGFFFKDEEKAEDEMAKRRAAFLLKQQRKAEEARLRKQQQEADSEHKRDEARRKAEEDRIRKEEEKTRRELIKQEYLRRKQQALIEEQGLIKPRPRTKLRKIRPKSLHREEFNNLAKGSTTPDLSCSHRGSTLSLATEADSVISEGAESQRAGSVCSMESFPLLSRASSRNMDRDWENGSIASSITSAEYNGPKLFKEPSSKSNKPIIINAIAHCCLAGRVNEAQKNVVLEELEKCESNHLIILFRDGGCQFRGIYSYSPDTEEISKFTGTGPRAISHKMIDKIYKYSSDRKQFTVIPAKSVSVSVDAVTIHNHLWQVKRPGSARRK; this is encoded by the exons ACAACATCCCTACAGACCTGCAAGACCCCTTCTACACTGACCAGTATGAGCAGGAACACATCAAGCCCCCTATCATCAGCCTGCTGCTCTCTGGAGAGCTGTACTGTCATGTGTGTGGGTTCATCCTGCATGCCGAACAGGCTGCCTTGCTCCAGAGCCACCAGTCCGTCATCCAGGCCTTGTCCAGGAAAGGCATCTATGTCCTggagacagacaacacacatGTTTCTGATCTGGACCTCAGCTCTGCTCCTATAAAGATG AGCGCTCACATCCACCTTATTGATGCCCTGATGATGGCCTACATCGTGGAGATGATCAGTGTGGAGAAGGTTGTGTCCAGTGTGAAGCGCTTTTCGAACTTCAGTGCCTCCAAGGAACTGCCTTTTGACCTGGAAGATGCTATGGTGTTTTGGATAAACAAG GTGAACATAAAGATGAGGGAGATCACAGAGAAAgagctgaaaatgaaacaacatcTACTTGAGCCATCGAGTCAACAGAAG GTGCGGTACCGCAGAGATCACCTGTCAGGTCGGACTCTTCAACACTTCCCTCTCTTGGAGGACTTGTTAAAGGATGTGTGTGACGGCTCGGCTCTGCTGGCTGTGATCCACTTCTATTGCCCAGACCTAATCAGACTGGAAG ATGTCTGTCTGAAGGAGGTTCCGTCCATAGCAGACAGCTTGTACAACATTGCGTTACTGGGAGAGTTTTCGAATGAGTACCTGAACAAATGCTTCTACCTGAAGCCTGAGGACATGCTGTATTCTCCACCAGTCCTGAAG AATAATGTGATGGTTTTCATTGCTGAGCTTTTCTGGTGGTTTGAGAGCGTGAAACCGGACTTTGTACAGCCCAGGAACCTTCAGGGCATCACAGACG tgaGATTGCTGCTGAAGCCTAAAGGTTCTCGATCCCATGTACCCACCTCCAACGTCACAAAACGTAGTTTTCTGACTTCATCAAACTCTGCTGATGTCTTGACCATGCCCCCGAGCCCTGACCTCAG CACTAAATCAGGCTCATTAAGCGCTGCTCACTCTTTACTGCCAttgagacagagacaacagaAGGGGCTTGAGGAAAGTGCTTCag AACTGAGAACTAGGTCCAACTCTATGAAACGTGTAGATGGGCAGCACCCGGGCTCAGTGGTGCCTTGGCCAGAAAGGAGGCAGAG GCCTTTATCCCAGCCCGTGCCCTATGCCCTGCATTTTCCAGTGGAGGACAACGCAGACAGTATAAGCCTTGCTCGCTCCATCAGCAAAGACAGTTTGGCCTCAAATATCATGAGCATGACCCCCAAACACATGCTGGGATCAGGTCCTCATCTGCCACACCACAGACTCAGTGGTCAGAGTCTCCTTAGCCACATGCGCattgaagatgaagaggaggaaatagaggaggaggaacttGTTGCTGTGATACACCCTTATGCGTTTTCTCCACATATACGTGGGAGTGATATGGAACAAGATGAGCTGGATCTCCAGGCTGCAACTTCCACCTCAAGGTTGTCTGATACTCGCTGTCCTCCTCGTCCGGACACTGGTCCCTTTTCTCCGGAGTATCGGGCAGATGGCTACTATCTGGAGCCTTTGATGCCTGCCATTCCTAAGCCAgccaaagagaagaaaataagcATGAACAAGCAGGAAGAAAGTGGTGAGAGTCACCTTAGAACAGCAGGAGGTGTTAGGAGATCAGTCACCAATGTCACAAGCAACCAACAGAAGAAGTCTCCTGTTGCCGGGTCAAGTAGAAATATCTTTACACCCATACATGTTGCAGAATCAGTGCCTAGTTCCCTCAGGCTGCCCACAGAGGGATCGACAGGCATTTCTCCATCTGAAAACAAACCATCTCCAGGCTTTTACCTTCATATGTCAGAAGAACCAGACAGCCACAGTGCTTTCTCCTCTACTCTGGAGGTCGGGTATGACTCAGACTCCGATATTGCAGACCttgaagaagatgaggaggaggaggaggaggacgatcAGATGGAGATAACCAGAGAATTGATGAAGAAAGGAAAGGGACATGGCTTAAAAGAGGGGGAGTTGTGTGAATTTGGAGAGGGTGAGTCAGCGAAGCTGAGAGAGGACTTGAAGGTGAGTGAGCGGGATGATAAGGAAGGCGGCAGTGGATGTTCAAGTCCGTGCCTCAGTACCATATCCTGGGCTAGTAGCTGCAGTGCTTCAGGCAGTGGAAGTGTCAAGATGACCAGCTTTGCAGAGAGGAAGCTCCTTAAACTTGGCCTCCGTGATGGAGTTTCAAGTACCAGCAGCTCTCAGAAGACAACACCAGATGGCTCCGAGATCATCTCCTGCCCTCCTTGGCAACTCAAGACTGACTGCACGACCAGTTGGCTAGGAAAGGTGCCTGGTTCTGTGGGGAACAATATGATGGGGAGCCTCCCAGCTGTGCCTTCAGAGCTGCTGCAACTTCACATGCAGCTAGAAGAGCAGAGACGTGCAATAGAGtatcaaaagaagaagatggagaccCTGTCAGCACACCAGAGACTAAAGCTAGGGAAAGCTGCTTTCTTAAACATCGTCAAGAAGGGTGGAGGAAAGAGTGACACACTTCCTCTGCCACTGAAACAATCCTCAAAGCTTACAGCGGCTGATAAAGTAAAGAGCCAGTCCTGTAGGGACGACTCTTGTCTCGATACTCTGAAGGCTCAGGTGAAGACAGGTCAAACAGAATGTGCACAGATGAACAGAGACAACAGATTGAACGCACTGACTCAAAGTCATGCAGCTGAACCTGGCTTGAATGAGTGTTCTCACTCCATAGATCTACTCAATGAAGCTATTAGTTCAATTCAGCAGCAGATGCTGCAACTCACCTTTCAACAAGACCTGCTGATGAAGAAGAATGTGGTCTCGCCTCCTGAATGTGTAGAATCTGGGCCTAGCACAACCCCTGATACAACACAATCAACACCCTCTACCTCAGACTCCAGGTCTTACTCTGTCTTTGTAGATTTCAGTGGCAACAATTCTCCAACAGTTAGTCGTCCTCCCAAGCTTAGTTCAAGCCAACGCAGCAAAGCTttagacagaaaacagaacaaagagAAGTGCACACGCTCTACAAGTGAAAGTATTAGTGGAGACTTGGAGACAGAGGCTGTTGTACAGAGCTCCAGGCTAGAGAGAAGCATCCAGAAGAAGTCTCCCTTCAGAGTCCGTGGTGCCACCACAGAAGGAGCTGGCCGTTGCCATGACAAAGTCCAGTCACAGGACTCATCGGTCATCTCCAGGACACAGAATCAGGCTGCAGAATCAGAAGAGAACAAAGCTGAAAACTCAGGAAAAGAGTCTCTGGGTGAAGATGAGAGTTCCAGAGTGAAAGGTCAACTGATTGAGGTGGATTTGTCAGAGGTTAAGGATCCAGTGCAGGATGGCAGTGCAGACGTTACAGACTGCACTGCAGAGGGCGAACAGAAGAACGTGTTGGGCTTCTTCTTTAAG GATGAGGAGAAGGCAGAAGATGAAATGGCCAAACGTCGTGCTGCCTTCCTCCTCAAGCAGCAGCGCAAAGCTGAAGAAGCGAGACTACGCAAACAGCAGCAAGAAGCTGACAGTGAACACAAACGAGATGAAGCCAG GCGTAAGGCAGAGGAGGATCGCATTCggaaggaagaagagaagacgCGACGAGAGCTAATAAAGCAGGAATACCTGCGGAGAAAGCAGCAAGCGCTGATAGAGGAGCAGGGTCTGATCAAGCCTCGGCCACGGACTAAATTACGCAAAATTAGGCCAAAATCCCTACACCGGGAAGAATTTAACAACCTCGCCAAAGGATCCACCACAC ctgacctgagctGCAGTCATCGAGGATCAACGCTCTCTTTGGCGACTGAGGCAGACAGTGTGATTTCAGAAGGGGCGGAGTCACAGAG GGCTGGATCAGTGTGTTCCATGGAGTCCTTCCCTCTGCTGAGCAGAGCGTCCAGCAGGAACATGGACAGGGACTGGGAAAACGGCTCCATAGCCTCCTCCATCACATCAGCTGAGTACAACG GTCCTAAACTCTTCAAGGAGCCAAGCTCCAAGTCCAACAAGCCAATCATCATCAATGCCATCGCTCACTGCTGCCTGGCTGGAAGAGTTAATGAGGCTCAGAAGAATGTTGTTCTGGAG GAGCTGGAAAAGTGTGAGTCCAACCACCTGATCATCCTCTTCCGCGACGGCGGCTGCCAGTTCCGTGGCATCTACTCGTACTCTCCGGACACCGAGGAGATCAGCAAGTTCACGGGCACCGGACCGCGCGCCATCAGTCACAAGATGATCGACAAGATCTACAAATACAGCTCGGACCGCAAGCAGTTCACGGTCATCCCTGCCAAAAGCGTGTCGGTCAGCGTGGACGCCGTGACCATCCACAATCACCTGTGGCAGGTCAAGAGACCAGGGAGCGCACGCAGGAAGTGA